A single Paenibacillus kribbensis DNA region contains:
- a CDS encoding MATE family efflux transporter, whose amino-acid sequence MSTAEASPQPSLIEGPIAKTLFMFSLPMLFGNILQSLNGTINSIWVGKFLGEAALTAASNGNIIMFFLISSIFGVTMAATILIGQHIGAGDIAETKRVVGTSAVFFLVLALAIGIIGFLGVPWILHVLNTPAESVDMAITYTRIIFAGMPFLYGYNYIMTVMRGAGDSKTPFYFLLISVVLDVLLNPLFIFGWGPIPAMGIGGSAVATLIAQGISFVLILIYLYRVKYFLRITSSELHLLRFDWKIIWTLIRKGVPMGLQMIAVSTSAIALMNLINGYGTVAAAAYTAANNLSSYVQMPAMALGAAVSSFAAQNIGAGRWDRVRRTTWIGIVYNFVLTGGAVVLIYVFNRQALLMFLPSTGGALELGMRINLITLWSFVIFGITNVITGVVRSTGSVMIPLLITIISLWGIRIPLAYAFVDEYGLDAVWWSFPVGFVISAVAVVFYYASGKWKQASMVEVSQGMKPAKDEG is encoded by the coding sequence GTTTATGTTCTCTTTGCCGATGCTGTTCGGAAACATTCTGCAATCCTTGAATGGAACCATCAATTCGATCTGGGTAGGGAAGTTTCTCGGCGAGGCCGCATTGACTGCCGCTTCCAACGGAAATATTATTATGTTTTTTCTGATCAGTTCGATCTTTGGCGTCACGATGGCCGCCACCATATTGATCGGACAACATATCGGAGCAGGAGACATTGCTGAAACCAAGCGTGTCGTAGGCACAAGCGCCGTTTTTTTTCTAGTGCTTGCTTTGGCTATAGGCATTATCGGTTTTTTGGGTGTTCCGTGGATTCTCCATGTGCTTAATACACCTGCCGAATCGGTGGACATGGCGATCACGTATACGCGTATTATTTTCGCGGGCATGCCCTTTTTGTACGGCTATAACTACATTATGACCGTCATGAGAGGGGCAGGGGATTCCAAAACACCGTTTTATTTTCTGCTCATCTCCGTCGTGCTGGATGTACTGCTTAACCCGCTGTTCATATTCGGATGGGGGCCGATACCCGCAATGGGCATAGGAGGTTCCGCAGTGGCTACCCTGATCGCTCAAGGGATCAGTTTTGTGCTGATTCTCATTTATCTTTATCGTGTAAAATATTTTTTGCGTATTACCTCTTCAGAGCTTCACTTGCTGAGATTCGACTGGAAGATTATTTGGACCCTGATCCGTAAGGGAGTGCCGATGGGTCTGCAAATGATTGCTGTCTCCACCAGCGCAATTGCATTAATGAATTTGATTAACGGCTACGGGACTGTGGCAGCTGCGGCATATACGGCAGCGAATAATTTGTCCAGCTATGTGCAGATGCCCGCAATGGCGCTAGGTGCAGCAGTGTCTTCCTTTGCTGCCCAAAATATCGGAGCCGGACGTTGGGATCGAGTGCGCAGGACAACCTGGATTGGGATTGTGTACAATTTTGTGTTGACTGGCGGAGCTGTGGTACTCATTTACGTGTTTAACCGTCAGGCCCTGCTAATGTTCCTTCCTTCTACAGGTGGTGCATTGGAATTGGGGATGCGGATTAATCTGATTACCTTGTGGTCCTTTGTTATATTTGGCATCACCAATGTCATTACAGGCGTTGTTCGATCTACGGGCTCCGTAATGATACCGCTTTTAATTACCATTATTTCATTATGGGGCATCCGTATACCTTTGGCCTATGCGTTTGTCGATGAGTATGGTCTAGATGCTGTATGGTGGAGCTTTCCTGTTGGTTTTGTTATCTCTGCGGTGGCCGTCGTGTTCTATTATGCTTCCGGGAAGTGGAAGCAAGCGAGCATGGTAGAGGTCTCACAAGGTATGAAGCCAGCAAAGGATGAGGGATAA